The following is a genomic window from Salmo salar chromosome ssa23, Ssal_v3.1, whole genome shotgun sequence.
CTTCAATCAGATGCAATgtcagtgttcatttgctaagtGTTCCGGCTGTTAAATGTCCTATAGTAAATTCATGACTTCATTCAAAAGTGTCCCAAGTGCAAAGAACATACTTGTGATCATGGTTAAGCTTTTAATGTCATGGATTGTATTTTCCCAGGTCTGTTCGCACAATATTGATGGACAACGATCCCTGTCCTGGTTTGCTCTCCTGCTCAGTCCTCTGCAATGGGACATGGTCCCACTGTGTCAGAATGAATCCTTCAGTCTGTCCTGGATGACATTATATGCTCAATGAAGGGTATGAAACAATCCCTAAGTCCTCATATACCTTGAATGTTCCTTGAATGTGTTGTCTAAATCGCTCATGTTTTTTAATAATCTGTGCTCTATAAATGTGTACATAGAACATTAATGTGAAACCTGTCAAACAGACGTTGGTAGTGATTGGAATCAGTTATTGGGTGTCAATTCAATAAGTGCACTATGCTGTGAAGCCATTCAACATGTACTGGCTAAAGAGAGAAATACCAAGCTCATCGGGATAGATTATGATTTTAGAGGTGTgctaatctctcgtggacagactacATATTGAACatcaaatttaaaaaaattatttgacACATGCTTTGTAGacaacaggtgcagactaacAGTGATTCCCGGATTTTCATCTTATTCCAAGCGGATTCCAAAAGTTTTCCAACTGGGATTTGCAACCCTATTTATAACACAGCATTATTGTTGATGAGTTACACTATAGTGAGTCTGAGGAAAATATGAGATACTGTGCTTCACAGCAGATTGACTAAGAACACATTCCTGAGGATTCTCATTTCATACCCAACCCATACAGCCTGAAAACCCAGCTCATAGATTTGTTGTCAAACTCCAGAGAAAAATTTGTGAGAAAATTGAAGAGGCTGCTCATAAAGCAGATGAAATGGAGCCAAGAATCTCTCCCGTCTCCAAAAGTGACCTCTCACATTAGCTAATCCAAAATTACAGTATCGGATGAGCAAATGCAATTAATGTTTGAGCATTTGCCGCGGAGCAAGGGAAATACTTTGAGTTCAGTAATGATTTGATGTCTTCTTGCTTCCCAGACTTGGCATCGACCGATTTCTCCATCTACACTGACAATGGAGGAGGTTGAATAAATAGATCGTGTCTACATTAACTTGAGGgagttgtgttttgtctgtcagTGCTTGTTGTGTGATTATTTTGTTTGAAAAGCCAAGAACCTTTATGTGAAGAAAGCACCAAGAAGTAGGTGCTACAATAGGCAGGGACATCTATAAGACGATTTGATATGAGAATGATGACAGTTCAATGACAAAAGCTTTCTTTTTATCTGAGGATAacactcccccttcccctctccccagtGATATGAGTAACCTTGCCAGGAAATTACAGTTGTGATAAACATCCTCGCTGTCACACATGAAAAGCACCTGAGGGTTTGAAACACTTGTTTGGAGTAATTCACTCTGACACATCAAAAGACCTCCTAGATCATCCTGCCCTTGATGTAATGGAGTCCTGCCGTGGAATCTCCCTCAATGGACCCTTCCGAGACCACCTGGTGATTTCTGATTAGACCGCACGCTCACAGCATGGTTGACAGGCAaaatggggaggagggggggactaccctctcttcctctctctaatgGCTGGATGGACACTGAAGTCCTAGAGGCTAGAGCCTCCCAGTCACACCTGTCAGAGCAGGATCAGAGCAGCATGGAACAATAGCACATCAAAAAACACATGATGTCCCACAAAACCCGGCACCACACACATAAGAGCCCTCACAGCTGTCAGTCAGAACCTCAAAGGCCAGATGATTCAGGGGAGAGCCAACCTGGCTGTTTATCTACATACATTAATCTAAATCAGGCATTGTACAATGTATTGATCAGATCAAATGGCTAATTATAGATCACCACTGATACACAAAGGGACAGTTAAAGAGCCTCCATGTGGCTCTGGACCATCAGGTTCCTGACCCCCGTACTAAGACAATCTATACTAAAATCCATATAGTGCATGGACATCAAAGTAACATTTTCTTGATTCCATGATTCCCAGCACGAAATGTATTATGGGGCTTGAAAATTGTGAAATTGGAAATGTTTAGAAATGATCTACAGCAGTGATGTTTTAGGGGAACCCAGAAAACATCAGATAAGGAGGCATTTTTTTCGAACGAGGAAGGATTTGTCTCATGGAAAACGAGACATGAGAACGAATGAGGAgcgctgagagaggagagggactataTATCTAGGAGGCTGGACATTTGAACCCTAGTGTCTTCATTCAAACAGTCAACTTCCATCATTGCTGCATGACCTCCATGCGTTTCCCTAGTCTAGGGGATTGAGCTGTATAAATGTGCGACACAGCATGAGGTTTGCCACTTATTGGCTAGCTATTGTTAGATCCAAAGGCTGAGTAGAGAGGCAATCTATCTGGCTCTGATATTAGTAAGTGATCCACAATGTGCTCTTCCTGGTTTGAGACAAAAGAAGCCTTTTCAGCCATTTACCGCCAAAATGCTGTGTAAACTCTTTGAGAAAACGCAAGGAAATGGATGGCAAGATTCTGCATGACTCTCAACTCCTCCACCACCTGCTGCTGCGTGTCCTGGCATTTGGTGGAAAATGTAAAAGTCAATGAATATGTATACATGCTCATAAAACCTATTGAGGAGGGCTTTCCGTTCATTCCGTGTGCTGTTGATGACCCTTGACCCGCTCCGTGGTACCTGCCAGCTTAATGCATACTTGGCAGACCGGCCCATTAGTCCAGCTGATTCCCAGGCTAAACACATCGCTGGCCTATTTTAAGCAACAGTGGTATGAGATGGGGGCATATTCAGACACATTTTGTCACTCCGGATACTCAAGCAATCCATGTCTGGAGGCACGTACAGGTTCACTGCTGACGCTGATGTCATCATCTCTCGCTCCAGTGAGTCGCTGGGAGGACTAAGATGCACCTCTGAGGTCCAACTACAACTCCAAATCATGAAAATGCTTGACTTTGTCTGTGATGACAATGACCTTAGTGATGAGGGTCAAAGGGCCGGAACCCCACAAGGGCTTCAAAAACATATTCAAGCACATTTTTAGGGACcatttttttctggatttgtggTAACACACACTGTCGTGTCATTGATTGAGATAGCTAAGCACAGTTGACAATGCACTGACGTATTTCTTCTCCGAGACTTGGTCTGGGTGAGCAACCTTGCTTTCGTCTTCCCAATCCATGACGCTACACCTTTAAACACCTccgccctcctcctcttccttccctgCGTGTGAGGACTGGCGGCGTGGCTTGGACCCGTCACAGAGTGACTCAGGCCACTCTTCCATTTGAAAAATTAAAAGGGGGCCATTTGGCAGAGTTAAATGAAGCCCTGGCGAAATATGCTGAGCTCAGCACAGCTCCTAGAAGCTCAATCACAAAGGAGGCACGCTGATGTAATGGCCACCACTGCATCTGCCTTGGCAGGGGAGGAGGGCTCGTCAGCACAGCTCCTTTAATTCATCTCCCTCCGGATCAAGGGTACATCAGATATCATTAACAGAGTCTAGGCTCTCAGTGTCCAGCCGTTTCAACCCAAATAAAAAAAGACagggtgggtggagagagagagagagatggagagtggggagagagggattcAAAGAGGGATAAAATAAATCCTGCATCCATGAGCCTGTTCATGTTGTATAGTACACTCAGCTGTGTTCACTGCTGTTATGACAGGCTTACAGAGCATGTGTTGTGACCAGGATGCTCTTGTTGCACATTGTGAATCAAAAGTAGCCTACACTGTTGTTAGGCCTATCCCTGCTTTGATTGGAGTGATGCAAGTGTATTTCGGTCTAGTTATTTTTCCTTCAAGAGTCATTTTGTCTATTCAGAATGCAAAATATCCAGGTTTAATTTGATGGCAGCTCAGCAATACTGAATTGACAAGACCTCTTTTTTGTAGCTCTGACTGATCCAGCAGGACTTAGTGATAAAACACCATTCAAAGGAATTCTGtacattgaaaatgaaatacaaagcATTTCTTGCAGACCTGTCCTGACTTGAAATAGCAACCCTGCAGATAGAGGAAAAACATGACTACCTGACCTATGCCATAAAGTCCCCTATACAgagactgtagtactgtatacttCATAAAATAAGAAAGACAATGTATAGCGTAACGAATTCTATTGAAGAAAGTAACTGTCAAAGCCAACCAGTCAAAGAAAAAAAagtggacacatacacacacacagtatcagtTTACTGTAGCCTGTGATGTAAACTTCCAATTTACTGCTGCCATCCAGTGCTCATCTAGGCACACTGCAATGATGTATTTCATTGCagaaaaataaatatgaaaacaaAATGTTGTTTGCTTTTATTACTGCAAGTATATGTCATTCCAGTTATTGCAACGTTCTGAGACCCATACACATACTTTCTGGAATGGATTTTAACATTAATCAAAATCTAAATTAATTTCAGAATTGACAGGAATAATTTAAATTAAACAGCAAAATTGCAAGTCTTTGGTCAAGTAAAAAGTATTAACGTTTTCAATCTATGATTACATCAGTGGTAAAATATCCAATTGccatactttagtaaaagtaaagatgccttaatagaaaatgactcaagtaaaagtgaaagtcctacttgagtgaaagtaaaAAAGTATTgagtttgaaatatacttaagtatcaaaagtaaatgtaattgataaaatataattaagtattaaaagtaaaactaTAAATATATTAATTGTTTTTTTaacagacggcacaattttattttattttttatttacggatagccaggggcacatatGGGATCAATATCATGCCAAATGAAAacaagtgatttacatttgtggattggtacTTATTTGTACAGATCATTACACACTAATACAAAATGCATGCTGTGTGTTCACaatacaacactcagacatttgtatttagtgagtccgccagatcagatgcagtagggatgcccATGGATTTTCTTTTTAAGAGCGTGAATTTGAcgattttctgtcctgctaagcattcaaaatgtaacgagtacttttgggtgtcagggaaaatgtatcgaGTAAAAgggacattattttctttaggaatgtagtggagtaaaagtaaaagtagccaAAAAtataaagtaaaaatactttatggTACTACCTAAACGCTTTACACCACTGGATTGGATTTCGAATTTTAATCTACTGGATGGACTTCTGAGATCTACTGCTTTGCCTTACGTCACAGATCTAGGGAAATCAATCAACCCAGAGTCACAGTTCACCAGGCAACAGCAGAGATGGTAAGAATGAATaaagcatgcattttgttttacgttTCTAAGCGCGAATGTTGCTAAATAAGTAATACAATTAATCACATACATTGAATGGCAAAAGTGTTCGATAATTAAGGATCCTAGCtagagcagctagctagctatcactcGCTGAAAGGATATTCCATTTACGTTAGCCAGACTAGCTTAGCACAAGTCTATGAGCACAACAGAGGAAACGAGTGCACTGTGAGTAAGCACAAAACAGCAAGCATCTGGAAGTTTATGATTATGCACGAGCTAGATAGTTAGCAAACGATCTCAataagattaaataaaaaaaaaaggtactAGCCTAGCTAGCGGTTAGTTACATAGTAACGTAACTAAGTTAGTTAGCTAACTTTAGATGGCTAGTTAGCTACCTAACAcagctaggtagctaactagcatTCTACGTTAGCTTGCTATCGTTAGCCAGCGTAATGTTtattgtttcactttcgtttttTGACTGCCATAAAAGTTCCCCAACTTTGGCATTCGGTATTGGTCTTTGCAGTCAACCGTCCTTACCTATGCAGTCAAAGGCTGATTGAAATTGCATGGTTGTTCGCGGTGCTGTCTTCCAAATGCTTGCAACCAGCTACTTTGCTGCTTAGAACAAATTTAGCTAGTTGTCATACCTACCTCTAAAAGTTTCAAACGTGTTTGACGTCATGAGAGGTGCACCCATGGAGATCCTATTCTAATTACTAATTCTGTGGGTGCACCCCCATGCCAGGTGACTGTAAACAAAGCCACAAGGTTGCTTCCTAGCTTGCGCAATAATTTATTTATAGCAATACATTACCTTAGTCTAGGGTGGCAAACACGTTATGTGTCGAGTTGTTTTTTGGTAGATAACTCCTCGCAATGCAAGACAACTACGTAAGTAAAACATGGAATGTGTATTTCTTGACAAATGAAAACATTGACACTACTGCTTATTTTCTCTCTGTAGTTCCGTAACCAGTACGACAATGACGTCACTGTATGGAGTCCTCAGGTAAGGGCCATGTTACCTTATGAGAAAGCGACCTTACAAGGTACTCACTATAGCATTAACATAACTCAAAGGACATCAAAATGATTCTAAATGTGTGGGGAATGAGATTCCCTGCAGGGTCTCCCAAATAAGGTAACATTATCAATGCACTTGTTTCAGGGGCGCATTCACCAGATCGAATACGCCATGGAGGCGGTGAAACAAGGTTCGGCTACAGTGGGGCTCAAGTCCGGTACCCATGCAGTCCTGGTTGCTCTCAAGGTATTTCCCAGTAACATCCCAGTTCAAGAGTTACATAGGAGCTTCGCTGAGACTTCAGGAAAACAGtatgtttcattttttttaacctgCTACACTGGACGCAGACATGAGCCACACTTTGCAATCCAGAAAATAGAACCGGAGGGCAATTTTGTGCTGAGTAGAAGGTGCTCCTATGCCCAGGTTTAATTTAAATGAATAAGAGCGTCTCACCCTCAGCAAAAGTTACGTTTCCAGTGTGCCAGGCCAGTTAAGATACCCTGAGATGAAATAAAAATGTGGCTGTCCCACAGTTGTAGTACCTTACTCTTGACTAAGTACTTTGAACACTTGCAGTGACTCAATGGGCTGTTGAGTGAGACTGAGTTTGTGTTTATCCACAGAGAGCCCAGTCTGAGCTGGCTGCTCACCAGAAGAAGATCCTCCATGTTGATGAACACATTGGCATCTCTATTGCCGGGCTGACTGCAGATGCCAGGCTCCTctggtacaacacacacacatctcatgtCTAGTTGTAGGAATACCATGACTTCGTATGCAAAGTGTATCCACTGTAATCTGTGTCAAGATTTCCCCTTCCGTCTTCCACGACAGTAACTTCATGAGGCAGGAATGCCTGGACTCCAGGTTTGTGTTTGACAGGCCTCTCCCAGTGTCGCGTCTCGTCACTCTCATTGGAAGCAGTATCCTTTGTCATGTTTTCACATATTCACCTCTAGAAGCCTGCACCGGCACTCCAATCAATGTTTCAATGTCAAAATGTACACTTTGGGCTTTTCGTGAGTTAAGCGGTGAGGTCAGGTTTGGGAATTGGCGTGCTGTGCTCTAGACTGTTAACAATGTAACCCTTGACCAGTCCCTCAGAAACCCAAATCCCCACACAGAGATATGGAAGAAGACCCTATGGTGTGGGACTGCTTATCGCTGGCTACGACGTGAGTCCTGTCATCTTTTTAATGGAAACTAGGTCTGCTGATGAAGGGGTGTAACACTCTAGAAGTAGTATGTGACTCTAAAAGCAATAATAATTAGTCATGTGGAGCATCTGACATTCTCTCCATATGGTCTCTTCTTGTAGGACATGGGGCCTCATATCTTCCAGACCTGCCCCTCTGCAAACTACTTCGACTGCAAAGCCATGTCCATCGGAGCCCGCTCCCAGTCTGCCCGCACATACCTAGAGAGACACATGAACACCTTCCTGGACTGTgagagcatgcacacacactgtattTGTAGTTCTCACAAGTACTAACACAAATACATACCTGAGGGCACAAATGCATGTCTACTCAGACACTTACTATAAAGTAGATACCGTTTGATGCTTGTTAACTGTagcacctctctcacacacatttcAGCACTTGCTCTTTGCATTTATCCCTTTGTCCATTGCATTGTCTGTATTTAGGTAATCTGAATGAGCTGGTCAGGCATGGTCTGCTTGGGCTCAGAGAAACACTCCCTGCTGAACAGGACCTCACCACTAAGGTAAGCGGCTATGGCTCAACCAACTGGTCTTACCCCTCCTTCCCTGCTGAACAGGGCTGTGTTCATTAGGTCATGCAACAGAACATGTTTTGCTACATTTATGATAAAATGAGTATTTCTTAGTCCAGTTAGTTCCTCCCTGTTTGTCGGTTTTCTTCTGttttgtgcctaatgaacacagcccTGGCCTTTACTGAGTAGCTCTCCCTGCCTTTCAGAATGTCTCCATCGGTATTGTGGGGAAAGACATGGAGTTCACCATCTACGACGATGATGACGTGGCTCCTTTCCTCGTGGGTCTAGAGGAGAGGCCACAGAGAAAGGTAGGAGTCGGCATGGAGCTAACAATGGATGTAATTTGAGGAAAGTGGTTGGATTAATACTAGCCTGGAACCACACTGAAACAGAACAATTCATTTGGAATCCAGGGTAGTATAATGCACCCTCAAAGATATTTGTATATGTAAATGTATTAGAGAGTGGTTAACAAACATGACATCACAAAATTGGCTGAACACATCAAGTGTTGGAATTGTCACATAATCGTTGGAACGGTAGCCAATCAAGATGTGGGCCACTGCtaacctctccttctgtctgtccttTAGGTCGTCCAGGCTGCAGATGAGCCTGCAGCAGACAAACCTGATGAGCCAATGGATATCTGAGACTTGGAGGACACAGAATGATTACACACTTCTTGTCACTCTGCGGTGGCCAGAAACCAAATCCAACAGGGCACCACTCACTGAACTGCAATGGGAAAATTCTGTACTGTGACAATATGCCACTTACTGAAAACAAGTGAATTGTACGCTTTCTGCTAATAACATTGGATGTTGCTTTTCTATTGGTAGAATGTTCAATTCTATAAATAAAACCTTTTTTCTCATTTAGTGccaatgtgttttttgtttgacacATACTTGagacttattttttattttaaggtTGTTGGTTCTCAAACCAGGAGCTATTCCACAGCAGTGACTACTTTTTATAACATTGGCATACAGGTTAATCAATAGTGTATAAAAGTGAGTTTTTCTTCATAACTCGTGGTCCAGTGTTGCATTATAGCCATGAGGTAAGCGGGAAAAAAGTCTTAGTCCCAAGGTCACCAATTATCATTTCTACTAAGGTTCTATCTACGCAAAGCATAGTTCTGAGATACTGATAATCAAAGTTTTCACATCCCAGACCAAGTGTTTTATAGTGAATCCTTTCATTACACATTTGTCCTCAACTTAAAAGGAAAGTGCAGAGCATCAAAATCCTGAGAcattagtaaaaaaaaatgtagaagttGCAATTGCAGATATGTTCAGTAACAACTAGCTATTTGAATCCCTAagtgatataactatagatagtAATTAGTCTGATCATGGGTTATGACTGTCATCACAATTTACT
Proteins encoded in this region:
- the LOC100196086 gene encoding proteasome subunit alpha type-1, with amino-acid sequence MFRNQYDNDVTVWSPQGRIHQIEYAMEAVKQGSATVGLKSGTHAVLVALKRAQSELAAHQKKILHVDEHIGISIAGLTADARLLCNFMRQECLDSRFVFDRPLPVSRLVTLIGSKTQIPTQRYGRRPYGVGLLIAGYDDMGPHIFQTCPSANYFDCKAMSIGARSQSARTYLERHMNTFLDCNLNELVRHGLLGLRETLPAEQDLTTKNVSIGIVGKDMEFTIYDDDDVAPFLVGLEERPQRKVVQAADEPAADKPDEPMDI